A genomic stretch from Mycosarcoma maydis chromosome 3, whole genome shotgun sequence includes:
- a CDS encoding aminoacyl-tRNA hydrolase (related to PTH2 - aminoacyl-tRNA hydrolase): MSISHSSSSAAMLSTVIACSIASLTVGYFIGMGRSLLSYNANTQRVLSASDDESDIDSEDELAAISDNYKASGSGLESEECKMILAVRMDIKMEKGKIAAQCGHATLAAYKLAKRLTPKFVKQWERRGQAKVAVKCPDEEKMLELENKAGELGIAARSIIDAGRTQIAPNTRTVLGLGPAPVSLMNQLTGHLKLL, encoded by the coding sequence ATGTCGATATCAcactcgtcgtcatcagcagcaatgcTGTCCACCGTCATCGCTTGCTCAATCGCATCTCTCACCGTTGGATACTTTATCGGAATGGGTCGCTCGCTCCTCTCGTACAACGCCAACACGCAACGCGTCCTTTCTGCTTCCGACGACGAATCCGATATAGACTCGGAGGATGAGCTCGCTGCCATCTCTGACAACTACAAAGCTTCCGGTTCTGGCCTTGAGTCCGAAGAGTGCAAGATGATTCTTGCTGTTAGAATGGATATCAAGATGGAAAAGGGCAAGATCGCAGCACAGTGTGGGCACGCTACGTTGGCAGCATACAAATTGGCCAAGAGGTTGACGCCCAAATTTGTGAAGCAGTGGGAGAGAAGGGGTCAAGCTAAAGTGGCGGTGAAATGCCCCGATGAGGAAAAGATGCTGGAGTTGGAAAATAAGGCGGGCGAGTTGGGCATTGCTGCTAGAAGTATCATTGATGCTGGCCGCACGCAGATCGCTCCCAATACACGCACCGTACTCGGCCTCGGTCCAGCACCCGTATCGCTAATGAACCAGCTCACAGGTCACCTGAAGCTTCTTTAG